The Oncorhynchus gorbuscha isolate QuinsamMale2020 ecotype Even-year unplaced genomic scaffold, OgorEven_v1.0 Un_scaffold_1853, whole genome shotgun sequence genomic interval TTCAGGATCTGGATGTTTTCCCCTGATGAGGCTAATATCCATATCATGATGAAATCAATAGAACACGGGGCAAACATTTAgggttctacattgtgacatcattcaaATAcccctactacaatgttaaaacattctacattgtgacattttATTGATATCATGGAACAACTCCttcatgtattttctgatgtCTAATCAGAGATCTTTTACCAGAgtatctcttcccacattgatcacaggtatacgatttctctcctgtgtgtgttttctggtgtGCAGTAAGCTGGCTAGATgaaacaaaactcttcccacattgatcacagctataacatttctctcctgtgtgtgttctctggtgtacagTCAGCTGGCTAGATgaaacaaaactcttcccacattgatcacagctataaggtttctctcccgtGTGAATTCTTTGGTGCGTTTTCAGGCTGCTTGGAAcattaaaactcttcccacagtcagagcagctataaggtttctctccagtgtgaattCTCTGGTGTCTTTTCAGGCTGCTTAGATCAGtaaatctcttcccacattgatcacagctataaggtttctctcctgtatggATTCTCTGATGTCTTTTGAGGTCTGCTGAAGaggtgaatctcttcccacagtcagaacaGCGGTGAGGTTTCTTCCCTGTGTGTTTCCGCTTCTTTTTCTTGAGATGTTCTGATGTGGAAAaactctcctctgcctcttcagcttcatgatgttgttgaggctccccagaggatccacgatcGTCATCTcgctctcctgtgtgaacaacaaaaaCAAAGTCAGACAGAATAAAACAAATTCACCTTAGTAGTAAAGTGGATGATTTTAGGCTAGAAATACGTTTTTAAAGTTGTTTTTAAAGTTGCTGAAATCCCATTCTGTGTTTGCTAAAAGCAGTGATGCACACACAATTTGGTTTCGAAACTCTTCCCTTTGAAAATTTTCACCAATCATGGTCTTACTGGTCTTGAACCGGGCCCATTCTGTGAGGCCAGACATTTTAAAATTTCGAATCTGTTTAGACACAGAAGAAGCTTCCTCACTAACACATCAGTCATGCCATCACACAATTGACCATCACTTTCAGAAACTC includes:
- the LOC124024439 gene encoding oocyte zinc finger protein XlCOF19-like, translating into REVCWTDEEGLWLNVVVKEEKEEEAVTVKKQVEVESVPVKEEEKDVSVKEEGTFRVKEEEDVTVKEEEKEEDAVFGVKEEEEEMAVTSRKAEEEDEVTGYLGPVSQTHLKASNGERDDDRGSSGEPQQHHEAEEAEESFSTSEHLKKKKRKHTGKKPHRCSDCGKRFTSSADLKRHQRIHTGEKPYSCDQCGKRFTDLSSLKRHQRIHTGEKPYSCSDCGKSFNVPSSLKTHQRIHTGEKPYSCDQCGKSFVSSSQLTVHQRTHTGEKCYSCDQCGKSFVSSSQLTAHQKTHTGEKSYTCDQCGKRYSGKRSLIRHQKIHEGVVP